GATTGCTGACCATGCGCGAACAACTGGATTTGCATCGCGCGAATGCCATTTGCGCTTCGTGTCACGCGCGCATGGACCCGATTGGCTTCGCGCTGGAAAATTATGACGGCGTCGGCAAATGGCGAACGAAAGACGCCGGTTCGGTCATTGACGCTTCGGGCAAATTGCCGAACGGAAAAACTTTCAATGGTCCTGCAGAGTTGAAACAGATTTTGCTGACCGATCACAGGGACGAATTCATCACTACAGTCACCGAAAAGTTGCTGACCTATGCGTTGGGACGCGGGCTGGAAGCAACTGATGCGCCCGCCGTCCGTGAGATTATGCGCGCCGCCGCAAAAGACGATTACCGGTTGCCTGCGATGATTTCCGCAATCATCAACAGTAAACCCTTCCAAATGAGGAAGCGTTTGGAGTACCGCCTTTAGGCGGCTGGTCTGTTTGCCGAGCGTTTCCGCCTAAAGGCGGGACTACAAGCAAGTTTAATTGAGGGAGCGCCAAAACTATGAACCTGACGAAAAAATCATTGCCGCGCCGAACGTTTTTGCGCGGAATGGGCGTAGCAATGGCTTTGCCGATGTTGGATGCGATGACGCCTGCTTTGGCTTCCGGCCCGAAATCGCCCGTGCGACTTGGATTCGTGTACGTGCCGAACGGCATCATCATGAACAAATGGAGACCGGAAGGCGAAGGCGCAGGCTTCCAATTCGCTTCGACGATGAAACCGCTCGAAGCCTTCCGCGAACAGTTGCTGGCATTCAGTGGTTTGGCTCAGGTGCAAGGCCGCGCGCTCGGCGATGGCGCGGGAGATCACGCGCGCGCTGGAGCAACGTGGCTGACCGGCGTGCACCCCAAAAAATCCGAAATCACCATTCAGGCGGGTATCTCCGCGGATCAGCTTGCCGCGCTGGAACTCAGCAAATACACGCAATTCGGCTCGCTGGAATTGGGCATAGAATCGAATCAACTGGCGGGCGGATGCGACAGCGGTTATAGCTGCGCGTATACGAATACGATTTCCTGGCGCAGCGCGACCACTCCGCTGCCGGTGGAAAACAATCCCCGCGCGATTTTTGAGCGGCTCTTTGGCGACGGCGAAAGCACGGATGCTGCTGCGCGCCTGGAACAACTTAATCGCCAGCGCAGCATCCTGGATTACGTCAATGGCAGTTTGAAACGCATGGGAGGAACGCTTGGCCAGGCAGACAAAGTCAAACTCAACGAATACACCGACGCAGTGCGCGACATCGAGCGCCGCATCCAAAAAGCCGAACAACAAAACGCTGCAATGAAATTGCCTGTGATGGAACGTCCCACCGCCGTTCCCGAAGAATTCGAAGACCACGTTAAGCTGGTCATGGATTTGCTGGTGCTGGCCTATCAAACCGATATGACGCGCGTGGTTAGTTTGATGATGGCGCGCGAAGGCAGCAATCGCCCCTACCGCAACATCGGCATTTCCGACGGCCATCACAACCTGACACACCATCAAAACGATGCCGAAAAAATCGCCAAAGTGACGAAGATCAACGAAGTCCACGTCAAGATGTTTGCCTACCTGTTGGATCGACTGAAAGCGACGCCGGAAGGCAGCGGCAACTTGCTGGACAACGCCTTGATCCTGTACGGCAGCAGCATCAGCGATGGCAACTTGCATACGCATCACGATTTGCCGCTCGTGCTGGCTGGCGGAGGGGGCGGACAAGTTCGTGGCAATCGCCACGTCGTTTACCCCAAAGACACGCCGATGAACAACCTGTTGTTGACCATGCTGAATAGCGCAGGCGTTCCGGCCGAAACGTTCGGTGACAGCACAGGCAAACTCGACTGCCTGGCCTAAAGAGTAGAGCAACCTGTCCAGGTTGCTTAGCTCGCTTCCATGAAACTTTGCCAGAAAACCGGGCAACCTCGGCAGGTTGCCCTACTCTTACGGAGGAAAGATTATGAACCGTTATTCGATAATTCTTCTCATCGTCGTATTGGCAGCCGTATCTTTCGCGCAGAATCCGGCTCCGCAACAGCCTGCCGCCGCCCCGGTGAATCCGCTCAGCACCGAAGCCAAACAGATGTACAACGGCGTCAAAAACAATCTGATCAAAATGGCCGAGAAAATGCCTGAAGAGCATTACGCATTCAAAGCCACGCCAGACGTTCGTACCTTTGGCCAATTGGTCGGCCATGTCGCCGATTCGCAGGCGCGTACTTGCGGAATGCTGATTGGCGATACGAAGCAGTTGGGCGCTTCGTCGAAAACTTCCAAAGCGGATTTGGTTGCTGCGCTGAAAGAATCCTTCGCGATGTGCGACAAAGCGTTTGATTCGCTGACCTCCGACGCCGAAGCCGTCAAACTGGTTCAGATGGGGCAGCGCCAAAGCACGCGCGTCGGCGCGCTGATTCGCACCGTTTCGCACTCAAACGAAGAGTACGGCTATATGTCAGTTTACATGCGGCTGAAAGGTATTGTTCCACCTTCCAGCGAAGGCCGCTAAAAGTTCAGAGTTCACGCTTCAGCGTGGTTGCACGTTGAAGCGTGAACTCTGTACGAGGTATTCATGCGAACAAGTGTTTTGCTGATCAGCGCAGTGATTTTGATTGTGACCTCGATTGGTCGGGCAGACATTCCCGGTTTGCTCGACGCGGTAAAACGACGTGACCATGTCGCGCTGAAAGCATTCCTCAAAACCAAAGCCGACGTGAATGTCGCGCAACCTGACGGCACAACGGCGCTGGCGTGGGCGATTTACCTGGATGACACCGAGGCCGCGGAATTCCTCTTAGCCGCCGGAGCCAAGGTCAATACGACGGATGAATACGGCGAAACTCCGCTGACATTGGTCTGCAACAACGCCAATGCCGCCCTGGTCAAAAAGCTGGTTGCGGCGGGTGCTGATGTAAAAGCCGCGCGTTGGGATGGCAGTACCGCTTTGATGCTGGCAGCCAATTCCGGCAACGCCGAAATCGTGAAGCTGTTGATCGAACGCGGAGCGAACGTCAATGCCAGTGAGCAGAAAAAGGGGCAGACCGCGTTGATGTGGGCGGCTTCCGAAGGCCATTCCGAAGTCGTCCGGGCGCTGATCGAACACGGCGCTGATGTCAAAGTCGTTTCCAAAACCGGTTATTCCGCGTTGTTGTTTGCCGCAGTCAAAAACGATGAGGCTTCGGTTAAAGCTTTATTGGCCGCAGGCGCGGATGTTAATTCCAAACTGCCCGATGGTTCGCCCGTGCTGATCGCGGCGGCGGCGTTTCGCAGCAATGAAGCCGCCATCGCATTGGTTGACGGAGGCGCGGATGTAAAAGCCGCCGACCGCCGAGGCAACACGCCGCTGCACATTGCCGCGCAACAAGGCGAAGTCGAATTGGTCAAACGTCTGCTGGCCAAAGGCGCTGACCCAAACGCCCGCAATGCGAAAGTTCCCGGCTCCATGAGTCCCAATCCATTTCGCCCTCCGGCAGGCGAAGTGAATGCACTGCACCTTGCCGCCAAAGCCAATCAACTGGAAGTGATGAAGCTGCTTGTCGCCGCCGGAGCCGACACCAAACTGAAAGCTGAAGACGGCACCACACTGCTGATGCAAGCCGCCGGCAGCACCAACCTCGAAGTCGTCCAATACGCTTTCGGATTCGATTCCGACGTCAAAGCCGTCACCGTCACAGGCGGAACCGTCGTGCACGCCGCCGTCTCCGGCGTAGGCCTTGCCGCAGACCAAAAAGAAATCTGCAAAGTCATCCGCTTTCTGGCGGAAAAAGGGGCGCCGCTGGACGAACGCAACTCCACGGGTCGCACCCCGATTGATGTCGCCGACATCCTGCCGCTGGATCAAGCTGTTGATCTTCTGACCGAACTCATCCTTAAATCCGGTGCGACGCCGAAAACGCCCACCAAACGCTGATTGGTGCGGAACCGGGAGGGGTAGCGACTGGGTGAGATCGGCGTTACTCGTTGGCTGAAAACCAAACTTGATATAAATTGGCCTCGCTTGACCGGCGAGGCTTTTTCACAGCCGGTCGACAAAAGTCCTGAGCATCCAACGTCGCGTTCAATCCGTGAGGGATTCGTGAGCCAGTCAGACAAGCCAATTGAGGTGTTCATCTCCTATTCCAAGCACGATCTGCCGTTGCTGGAACAATTGGTTTCACACCTCAGCAACTTGATAC
This window of the Acidobacteriota bacterium genome carries:
- a CDS encoding DUF1552 domain-containing protein, whose amino-acid sequence is MNLTKKSLPRRTFLRGMGVAMALPMLDAMTPALASGPKSPVRLGFVYVPNGIIMNKWRPEGEGAGFQFASTMKPLEAFREQLLAFSGLAQVQGRALGDGAGDHARAGATWLTGVHPKKSEITIQAGISADQLAALELSKYTQFGSLELGIESNQLAGGCDSGYSCAYTNTISWRSATTPLPVENNPRAIFERLFGDGESTDAAARLEQLNRQRSILDYVNGSLKRMGGTLGQADKVKLNEYTDAVRDIERRIQKAEQQNAAMKLPVMERPTAVPEEFEDHVKLVMDLLVLAYQTDMTRVVSLMMAREGSNRPYRNIGISDGHHNLTHHQNDAEKIAKVTKINEVHVKMFAYLLDRLKATPEGSGNLLDNALILYGSSISDGNLHTHHDLPLVLAGGGGGQVRGNRHVVYPKDTPMNNLLLTMLNSAGVPAETFGDSTGKLDCLA
- a CDS encoding DinB family protein, whose amino-acid sequence is MNRYSIILLIVVLAAVSFAQNPAPQQPAAAPVNPLSTEAKQMYNGVKNNLIKMAEKMPEEHYAFKATPDVRTFGQLVGHVADSQARTCGMLIGDTKQLGASSKTSKADLVAALKESFAMCDKAFDSLTSDAEAVKLVQMGQRQSTRVGALIRTVSHSNEEYGYMSVYMRLKGIVPPSSEGR
- a CDS encoding ankyrin repeat domain-containing protein; this translates as MRTSVLLISAVILIVTSIGRADIPGLLDAVKRRDHVALKAFLKTKADVNVAQPDGTTALAWAIYLDDTEAAEFLLAAGAKVNTTDEYGETPLTLVCNNANAALVKKLVAAGADVKAARWDGSTALMLAANSGNAEIVKLLIERGANVNASEQKKGQTALMWAASEGHSEVVRALIEHGADVKVVSKTGYSALLFAAVKNDEASVKALLAAGADVNSKLPDGSPVLIAAAAFRSNEAAIALVDGGADVKAADRRGNTPLHIAAQQGEVELVKRLLAKGADPNARNAKVPGSMSPNPFRPPAGEVNALHLAAKANQLEVMKLLVAAGADTKLKAEDGTTLLMQAAGSTNLEVVQYAFGFDSDVKAVTVTGGTVVHAAVSGVGLAADQKEICKVIRFLAEKGAPLDERNSTGRTPIDVADILPLDQAVDLLTELILKSGATPKTPTKR